Below is a window of Pocillopora verrucosa isolate sample1 chromosome 6, ASM3666991v2, whole genome shotgun sequence DNA.
TGAAGTATTCATTCAATTTTAAGTTAGCGAGcacttaactctttaactctcgTGATTGATAAAGAGagaacttctccttaaaatatcagtaCATTatcaagaagaaaagtgatgagaataaagcagAATATAACTTGGTGGACTTTACactgatccaatactaaattctcttaAGTAATACCAAAAGATtctatggcagacagtgagaaGAaatactaatcagatcttgggagtgaaaaggtttaATAGTCGTGATACCAGAGCTTCACACAATGAAAAGCTCaaagaatttgatttattaGATTTGAATGGCAAGTTCCTGAGACAGAATACTTAGGGAGTGCATCCTTTTGCAAATTATAATAGGTACACTTTTTAAACCAACTACATTCATCAACCACGCTAGATCATTTGCTAGTTTATTCAAAACAATAATTACGATGGCATATTTTGTCAACTTGTAACCTGATGAGAGGGTGGCCTTTAAATttcaatcatcatcatcatcagaacACTTCATAACATTTCAGAGGCTACCAGTTGATTTCATAAACTTGCTTGTCTACAGCAAGGCctcaatgaaaacattaaaaaaaaaagaaattaggtGATGTGGTTGAGAAACAAAGAACAGATTTCTATCACAAACTACAAAGTGGTAACAGCATTTAACTTTGCATTACATGCCCatggtaagtactaaaacatgttACAACCTAAAACCACTTAAAAACCACCTACAATCACCCACaacttaaagaactttacaaaatgaactattaagttacaaaaaataatgaagtaaaataacaaacttgtAGTCAATCTATCCAGAACTGTTTGCAAGGCAATCTCGTATAATTACGAGGCGCGTAATTATTCCTAAGGCTAATCACACATGAACCAGCAGTTCATGGCTAGGTAATTCAGAGAGGTCCAAGTCTTCTCATTGCTATTGTTCCAAGCTCATGAAATTACTTCGGCCAccaaaattgttcttttctttttttcacacaagCATCAATGCCGACCATGAACATTTGTACTTGTGCTCAACTTTACACAGTGGAACTGATTTGAACTCAGGAGTGATATTTGATAGTGTATTCTGATCGTCCAACTAAGGGTAGTCCTGAAAAAGAAAGGACTGTGTCAATAATAATAAGTCTTTTTAGTGATGACTTCTCTCAAGGATGACGAAAATTCATtactactgacaacagtccttctcagggcTTCTCTGGACGATCGGAAGACATGATCATATCAATTCAGAATATGCGAATTGATGGGCTGTATAGTTTGGATGTGGGGGGGAGGAGGGTTGGGTTAGGTGTGGGTTGGAGGATGGAGATGTAAGAACCGACTTAAGGCAATTAAAAtcctttcccaaaattaaacCATATCCAAAATATGATAGTAATCagtttgataataattattatttcatatcttctgtattttctgttttgttctgtttgattttttgttaCTATTCCAAAGAATATAATGCCTTAACTGTGGGAACGATTTTCGTAATGGAAACATAACTTCTAATAATACATAAACGAAATAAAGAGAGGCTGGTGACTTTTGGTTTTCGTCTGCATGATCAGTGACAGTTTAGAGTAAGTACCGAAGGTAGGTAAGGTTCTCTTACTAAAATGTCGGTTGTACTCTTAGCTCAATCTTAATGAAGTTTGGCTTCGTTTAACTCCCCTACAAAGCTTAAGTATTACTTAGTTTAGGCTCTCATTCCGCAACCAGTTGTAAATATATTTCCTCTTGCATGTTAATAGAGTGGCCAGACTGCAGACTTTCGTAATTCTGAAAACATGAACCACTTCAAATCAACATTTCCAATTTTCTCACCCTCACGGGAAGCCATTTCTTCACAGTGACGATCAGGCTGGATCTCATTCAGTATAAAGGTTTGCAAAGGGACTTGATACTGTACAGACGAGCACGACAAACCACGCTTATTTCTAGAATTCACTTTGATTCCTGGTTCATTCAGATTCTCGCAAAAACTAGACAATAATAACATGTCTCGTGACATCCAGACATGCAAGGGAAGATTGGAGTGGACTCGGAATTTTCTGGTAcggatttcttttttcattgaCCTTCCCCTtcattataaatttttctttgtacacAACTTTGCTATCATCAGCAacttgtctttttgtttttgtctttgcactttctttttgtttttgtttgtttttgtttttttttcctgtttttcttttatatcaaTTTTACCAGTCAGAGCAGGGGATTCACTAGCAGAATTGAACTCAATTTTCATCTAATTCAACCAATACTGTCGGCCCTCGCAGCCGCCCAAGACGAGATGAAAAGAGCAAGAACTTTCAAGCTAACTGTAACTGTAATAGATCGTTGACGGGAAATACTGGATAGCCAAGAACTTCCCAGATTATTTTTGATAGGTCTGTCATTTTCGTTTTGAATCGCTTGCGCTGTTGTCAACCTGGGGACCTTTTGTAAGATCCAACGAGTAACGTTCGAACTTAATAAGGAAATCTTCTAATGGAAAATTGAGAGTTTTTAAATCGTGTCATAACATTAGTTATAACATGATGTAACAATGAGGATTGGTATAGCAAGACAATGCGGACGGTGTGCTCCAGTCTTCTATCATACACGAGTCCGTaccagatttttaaaatttcatataAGGTGATCGATCGATCTCGTCGAGTCGTCGAGCCATGGCGCTTCAAGACGTGTTCGAGGATTTCAAGAAAAGCAAGGCTGTGCTGAAAAAAGTTCACCATGACACAGTAGAATACTTCGGTGAAATCGTTCGAAAGCTTTCCGATAAAGGCACTGCAGATATTGCAGAAGAACTTCGCTACAAAGCCTTAGCCGTGCAAGCTTCTCCAAACGAAGTTCAAGTAATGGTTCAAACAGCGGCAATGGCGGATGTTCATCTGGAGTTCGATAACGCCCTTGCTGAACTGCTTTACACAGCTaaggagaagaagaaagttACCGATTTGTTTGATCAGGAGCCGGCACTCATTTTTGTCGGGCAAACCAACTGCGGAAAAAGCTCCATAATCAACGAGCTCCTAGGTTGTAAAGCGCTTCCTACATCAGATCAACCGAGCACCGCGAGAATTGTTCGCGTTTGCCACGCCGAGGAGCCTTATTGTCGCCTGGTTGACATAGATGGTAAAACCTTAGAAGAGATAAAGATGAAAGGCAAGAATGGAAACATAATCCCTCGAAAGAAGATCGAGCTCAAATCAGAGGATCGTGGTGACCCTAGTAAAGTGGAGGCGATCGTGGAGACCGGTTTAAATATCGAGTTCTTGAAGTGTGGTGTAACCATCATTGACTCCCctggaagaaatgaaaataaagcgCTGGACAACTTGGTAAGAAAGCAGCTGGAAAATCCCCAGGCGTTTGTTATTTACGTGGTAGATGGACATGATCTCTTTACTGAGCAGGTAAGGTTTTTGTTGTTAACACGATCGATTCCTCGATTGGTTACAATTAGTATTTCCGGGTTGTATTAAGATCAAAACTATACCAAGTGCCATGTTCTGTGAGTCACTTGGACTGTGTCCTTTAAATATTGAGTCATGAATCAGTAATTGGATTAGAGTAGTTTGTAAATACGAAGCTTATCAAGGCAAAAGTTTGCTCTTTTCGAAATTAAACAGTCGTGGTTTAAATTTACACGAAAACGCCGTGCAACGACAAGAACGTATACACCACAACATCAGCATAGCTTTTACTCTGGTTTGCTTGCTGTTGCATATTTTACGAAATAAATTCGGCATTCGGAATTGGCAACCCAAGGCAATCACTGTCACTGCGTGATTGCTGTGGGTTGCTAAATCCAattgctgcaatctgattggctacgctaTTCGCCTTATATAATGAGTAAAGAGAGTGCCTTACTAGTAATATTGTGGGATTGTAAACAAGGTAAATTAACTATTTGAGCTTGTTTTGTTATAAAGTTTTGAATAATTAGCAGATTTGTAATAAAACGATTAGATTATTCGCCCTCTATTTCTAAGCGTGAAAAAGATCTAATAGTTGATGGTGATTTTTCTCTACACAGTCTTATCATCAATTAATACCAATTGTTATTTGTCTCCTTGCCAGGATAGAGAGGTCCTCAATGAAATGACATCCACAGGGACCGATTCAACGATTTTTTTCGTTGTTAGCAAACTGGAACCAGAAGATCGTACCGAATCATCAGATGAGGACGATGAATCAAGCCGTCATGCAGCATCAGTGAAGACGCGGAAAACTGAGCGAGAGCAGGAAAGAGAATTACAGGAAAGAAAGAAGACACGGGTGTACGAGCGGCTTGTCAAAAACGGCCATTTTTCTTCTCAACTACCCATGAATCAAAACGAGCAATTCCATGGGTTGTCAGCTTGGCGCATTAAGAAGTACCACGCtatgaagaagaaaaatccCAAAGCTTCTTTCGAGGAGTTTACGGATTACACGGAAGCctttgaaagatttcaaaacagcTTGAAAAAGTTCGCTGAAGAATCTCTTCGTGCAAGGGTCGAGTGTGTGTGCAAAACCCTCGTGCGTGTTCTATCCAGATGCCTGGATTTCTTCATTCAGAAAGCCAACGTTTTGAAAAGGGGAAAGAAGCAAATATTGAAGACGTTGGAAAGACTTTTGCACGAGGAACAGCAAGTTCACGAGAACATAATCCGCGATCTGCAGGACGAAAAGCGGGCCATATATATACAAGAACTGCTCAGTGATGCCATAATTGGAGCTAGAGATGACATCCTAAAAGAGGCAGGAGATTTTGAATACGCTTTGACCGAATTTTCCATTCCGTCAAGTGGCCATGTAAAAGAGAAAGCAGCTGTGACTTGCTGTCAGGACCAGATTGAGCGGATGGTGGTCAACAAACTCCAGGGAGAGATCAATCAAACGTTAACAATGATTTTCCGCTCCAGAGATCTGTTCCTTGTTCACCTCAAAGACGACGTAGAGcaaattcaaagagaaattacCAGAGATAATGAAATTCCATCGGCAGCAATCGCTCTTGGCAAAAGCCTTCTTTCTTCTTACGAAGCTCAAATCACGTTTTCACAACACGACGGAACTTTTTCCCATTTCATAAAGAAATCAATCGGGTGGTTTTACAAGGCGATTTGTAATCCGATCGGCACACTTACCAAGGCCATCAGTGGAGAGGTTCCTGTTGGCTCGAAGAAATGGAAGACAAATGTTGCTTCAGATGTCCTCGCGAAAGTAGATCCATCTGACATGGCTCAGACAATCACCACCAGCTTGAAACAGCACTTTTGTGAATGCCATAAAGAGTTCACCGGTGAAATAGAAAAAGTCCAAGGACTGTTCGATCGCGGACAGACCATCAAGGATATGCAGAGGGAAACTGTTCTTGGCTTTGCTCCCAGTCTTGCACTTCTTGAGATGCTGGCATATGGTGTCATGGACAGGTTCAAGTTTGGTTTTCCAGCTAAAGGAGAGCGCATTGGGACCGGTGCACAGGGCGAGGTCTTCGCCTGTGATAACATTAAAACTCCAGAAGGAAGGCCCTGTGTTGTTAAGGTGGTAAGTGTCGCTTCAGAGGAGGTGCTCAAGGACTTGACCCTGGAACTTCA
It encodes the following:
- the LOC136281640 gene encoding dual serine/threonine and tyrosine protein kinase-like, yielding MALQDVFEDFKKSKAVLKKVHHDTVEYFGEIVRKLSDKGTADIAEELRYKALAVQASPNEVQVMVQTAAMADVHLEFDNALAELLYTAKEKKKVTDLFDQEPALIFVGQTNCGKSSIINELLGCKALPTSDQPSTARIVRVCHAEEPYCRLVDIDGKTLEEIKMKGKNGNIIPRKKIELKSEDRGDPSKVEAIVETGLNIEFLKCGVTIIDSPGRNENKALDNLVRKQLENPQAFVIYVVDGHDLFTEQDREVLNEMTSTGTDSTIFFVVSKLEPEDRTESSDEDDESSRHAASVKTRKTEREQERELQERKKTRVYERLVKNGHFSSQLPMNQNEQFHGLSAWRIKKYHAMKKKNPKASFEEFTDYTEAFERFQNSLKKFAEESLRARVECVCKTLVRVLSRCLDFFIQKANVLKRGKKQILKTLERLLHEEQQVHENIIRDLQDEKRAIYIQELLSDAIIGARDDILKEAGDFEYALTEFSIPSSGHVKEKAAVTCCQDQIERMVVNKLQGEINQTLTMIFRSRDLFLVHLKDDVEQIQREITRDNEIPSAAIALGKSLLSSYEAQITFSQHDGTFSHFIKKSIGWFYKAICNPIGTLTKAISGEVPVGSKKWKTNVASDVLAKVDPSDMAQTITTSLKQHFCECHKEFTGEIEKVQGLFDRGQTIKDMQRETVLGFAPSLALLEMLAYGVMDRFKFGFPAKGERIGTGAQGEVFACDNIKTPEGRPCVVKVVSVASEEVLKDLTLELHNTRALHHPNILPVMCTVVESNPTRGLSVQLVSERMRCDLHDGLAGIPSLRKRLEIALGVAKALQYLHGEELIHRDVKMQNVLLDEKNNAKLTDLGLCKPEGLINNSLVGTPLNMAPEMMKQQYDKSIDVYAFGMLLWRVCEGQGNLPKNIHRHFNPLVMLVMNACDNKTPERLDVFPEQCWQLMERCWNQDPEARPSFDIVVGDLEAFLAEMQDQ